In Sphaerodactylus townsendi isolate TG3544 linkage group LG13, MPM_Stown_v2.3, whole genome shotgun sequence, one DNA window encodes the following:
- the DYNLL1 gene encoding dynein light chain 1, cytoplasmic, with protein MSDRKAVIKNADMSEEMQQDSVECATQALEKYNIEKDIAAHIKKEFDKKYNPTWHCIVGRNFGSYVTHETKHFIYFYLGQVAILLFKSG; from the exons ATGAGTGATCGAAAGGCTGTGATCAAGAATGCAGATATGTCTGAGGAGATGCAGCAGGACTCTGTGGAGTGTGCTACACAGGCCCTGGAAAAATATAACATTGAAAAGGACATTGCAGCCCACATAAAGAAG GAGTTTGACAAGAAGTACAATCCTACTTGGCACTGTATTGTGGGAAGAAATTTTGGCAGCTATGTGACTCACGAGACCAAGCACTTCATCTACTTCTACCTGGGCCAAGTTGCCATTCTCCTCTTCAAATCTGGTTAG
- the COQ5 gene encoding 2-methoxy-6-polyprenyl-1,4-benzoquinol methylase, mitochondrial yields the protein MAAFTGAASCLVLRGCHEQWLLLGWGRRLCSGGRRAAANARTHFGFQTVSEEEKGKKVHQVFENVAEKYDIMNDSMSLGIHRIWKDIFVHQMNPYPGTQLLDVAGGTGDIAFRFINYVRSQREHQVRQKLRTHQNLSWQEITKLYQEEEHKSLGDSHVVVCDISKEMLKAGKQKSRRLGYSEGLSWVLGNAEELPFNNDRFDIYTNVFGIRNVTRIDQALQEAYRVLKPGGRFMCLEFSHVNNSLVSSLYDLYSFQVIPVLGEVIAGDWKSYQYLVESIRCFLNQEELKELMEDVGFLKVEYRNLNSGIVAIHSGFKL from the exons ATGGCGGCCTTCACAGGAGCCGCTTCTTGCCTGGTTTTGCGAGGTTGCCATGAACAGTGGCTGCTTCTTGGGTGGGGGCGTCGGCTGTGCAGTGGAGGGAGGCGCGCGGCAGCCAATGCGAGGACTCACTTTGGGTTTCAAACTGTGtctgaggaagagaagggaaagaagg ttcACCAAGTCTTTGAAAATGTGGCAGAGAAGTATGATATAATGAATGATTCAATGAGTCTGGGGATCCATCGAATCTGGAAAGACATCTTCGTGCACCAGATGAACCCATATCCAGGAACCCAGTTGCTTGATGTTGCTGGAGGGACAG GTGACATCGCCTTTCGATTTATCAATTATGTTCGTTCCCAGCGGGAGCATCAGGTTCGACAGAAGCTGAGGACACACCAGAATTTATCATGGCAGGAAATTACCAAACTTTACCAGGAAGAGGAACATAAATCATTGGGGGACTCCCATGTGGTGGTCTGTGACATTAGCAAGGAGATGCTGAAGGCTGGAAAGCAGAAGTCACGACGTCTTGGCTATTCTGAAG GATTGTCATGGGTGCTTGGGAATGCAGAAGAACTTCCCTTCAACAATGACAGATTTGATATTTACACAAATGTCTTTGGCATTCGGAATGTCACTCGTATTGACCAG GCACTACAGGAGGCCTATCGTGTCTTGAAACCAGGAGGGCGATTTATGTGTCTGGAATTTAGTCATGTCAACAATTCCTTAGTTTCAAG TCTCTATGATCTGTATAGTTTCCAAGTTATCCCTGTGTTGGGTGAGGTGATTGCTGGTGACTGGAAATCCTACCAGTACCTTGTGGAAAGCATCAGGTGTTTTCTGAACCAG GAAGAACTGAAGGAGCTGATGGAAGATGTGGGCTTCCTGAAGGTGGAATATCGTAACTTGAATTCAGGCATTGTGGCCATTCACTCTGGCTTCAAGCTGTGA